ATCAACAGTGTGACGTAGACGGGTGACAATCCCATCAACCTTGGGTAAAAAAGTTTCAGTAAATAGGGCAATTCTCATAAATAACTGGAAATCAGGAGGCAGGGGGAGCAGGGGAGCAGGGGAGCAGGGGAGTAGGGGAGCAGGGGAGCAGGGGAGCAGGGGAGCAGGGGAGCAGGGGAGCAGGGGAGCAGGGGAGAATAATCTGTCACCTGTTACCTGTCACCTGTCACCTATCACCTGTCACCTACTTTCTGTGCCAAGACACTTTAGGTAAAATTTGGTTATTATCAACCCGCTGCTGATACTTGACAGCAAAGTTTAATAGCGAATCAAGTAGAGAATCCGAAAGGAGGTGAGGTTGTAAACCCAAATCTAGCAATTTGGTGTTTTTGGCGTTGAAGTAATGTTCTTCTTTTTCCACTCTGGGGTTGTCTATGTGATTGATGTCTATATTCAATCCCATTGCGTTACCCGCTTTTTTCACCATCAATGCTAAGTCGCCAACACTGAATAATTCGGTAAATTGGTTAAATACGCGGAATTCTCCAGGCTGGGCAGGGTTGGCGATCGCTAGTTCAATACATCGCACTGTATCCCGAATATCCAAAAAGCCACGAGTTTGTCCACCTTTACCGTAGACGGTGAGGGGATGTCCTACAGCAGCTTGAATACAGAAACGGTTAAGTGCAGTACCAAACACACCATCATAATCAAGGCGATTGATCAACAGTTCGTCCATTCCCGTTTCTTCGGTAAGAACGCCATAAACGATACCTTGATTTAAATCAGTTGCCCGTAAACCCCAAATTCGGCAAGCAAAGTGAATATTATGGCTGTCGTGAACTTTGCTTAAGTGATACATTGAACCCGGCTGTTTGGGATAGGGCAGAGTATCCTTACGGCCGTTGTGTTCAATGGTGATGTAGCCTTCTTCAATATCAATATTGGGTGTCCCATACTCACCCATTGTTCCCAACTTGACTAAATGACAATCTGGGAAATCTTCCCGCATGATGTAGAGTAGGTTCAATGTACCAACTACATTATTTACCTGAGTGAGAACCGCGTGTTCGCGGTCAATCATTGAAAATGGCGCTGAACGTTGTTCACCAAAATGCACTATGGCATTTGGTTGAAATTGGTGCAAGGCTTTGTGCAGAAAACTGTAATTGGTAATATCGCCGATAAATAGGTCGATAGATTTACCAGTCAAATCTTGCCATCGCTGGAGACGTTTCTGAATTGGTGCAATTGGGGTTAGAGTCTCAACACCGAGTTCATTATCCCAGTGCCGACGCACCAAACTGTCTAAAATTCCAACTTCATAACCTCGATTAGAAAGGTAAAGTGCAGTTGCCCAACCGCAATACCCATCGCCACCAATAACCAGGACTTTCATCTTTACCAGTTTTTACTCGCTGATAGCTAAATCTACCAGGTTTGTGTCCCTTCTCGCTCATTAATTCTGGGAATAGGGAATAGGTACAAGGCAAAAGCCAAAAAGCAAAAGGCAAAAGTTAAGAATTTAGTTTTTACCCAGTCCCCAGTCCCCTGCTCCCAGTTACCTAATCTTGTACTGCTTGGCTATGTAGTAAAACAATCGGTAGTGATCTTTAAATTCTTTACTGCTGGTTTGTCCTTGCCAGTGATATTTGACTTGTTTGTGAGTGATGGTCAGTTTCATAGAACTGATTTGTTGACCAGCTTCTACGATCAGTACCCCAGAGATTCCTTGAGCAGTTTCAAAGTTATGGTCTATCTGTTTTATCGTTTCTGGATTTTGTAACTCTGGTAACTCTTTACCAGCCCAAGCTCGGATTTCTGTATTTTGATTTTTTTGTGAAACCAAGGTTACTCCATCTGTGTTGTCTGGTGGTGCTAGAGAAGTCCAGTTGCTGGGATAGGGAAACTCAAATCCATAACGGGGATTGTAGTAAGTCTCCCATTTCTGTGCGGATGACTGGAAACCATTAGCACTGCAACCCGCACAAATTATAGCTGTGCCAATACTGGAGACTAGCACACCCATGACTCGCCTCGATTTACAGGTTTTGATAGCAGTAGTAGACATAATTACACCCTTTACCCCAATTGACTTTCGCTAGAGTCTGAACAGCTTTAATTCTCATATTTTCAGAGAGTTCGACTCTTTCTTAACACCGTTTTATCAACTAGAGATATTGTAATATAAATCACTATTTATAAGAAATAGGGAATGGGGTGTAGGGTTAGGAATTTGAGAATTTATTCTCCCCTGCCTCCCTTTCTTCCGGCTTTATATGAAGAAATGTTACAAAATTGCTGTTAAACCGTCTTACTGGCTTGACAAGAAATCAAAGAG
This portion of the Anabaena sphaerica FACHB-251 genome encodes:
- a CDS encoding NAD-dependent epimerase/dehydratase family protein, giving the protein MKVLVIGGDGYCGWATALYLSNRGYEVGILDSLVRRHWDNELGVETLTPIAPIQKRLQRWQDLTGKSIDLFIGDITNYSFLHKALHQFQPNAIVHFGEQRSAPFSMIDREHAVLTQVNNVVGTLNLLYIMREDFPDCHLVKLGTMGEYGTPNIDIEEGYITIEHNGRKDTLPYPKQPGSMYHLSKVHDSHNIHFACRIWGLRATDLNQGIVYGVLTEETGMDELLINRLDYDGVFGTALNRFCIQAAVGHPLTVYGKGGQTRGFLDIRDTVRCIELAIANPAQPGEFRVFNQFTELFSVGDLALMVKKAGNAMGLNIDINHIDNPRVEKEEHYFNAKNTKLLDLGLQPHLLSDSLLDSLLNFAVKYQQRVDNNQILPKVSWHRK